A region from the Geotrypetes seraphini chromosome 10, aGeoSer1.1, whole genome shotgun sequence genome encodes:
- the LOC117368587 gene encoding zinc finger protein 674-like yields MENDDGRALRKPLIEAAVDHSDPCEGQPRSKRKQTNPSRKVLDKFSVCQRSVDKLAVHPRTHSENMDTQNKTIENPKKSRAQKGRGQLYKCEQCEKTLTKQSSLITHLRTHTGERPYKCTECGKSFSEKSNYLKHHRTHTGERPYKCNECEKSFNQSSHLVRHQRTHTGERPYKCPECEKCFSDSSNLVTHQKTHVRKKLIRNSLYPYSLQDLKQAWDL; encoded by the coding sequence ATGGAGAATGATGATGGAAGGGCTCTCAGAAAACCATTAATCGAAGCAGCTGTTGATCACAGCGATCCCTGTGAAGGACAACCCAGGTCCAAAAGGAAACAAACAAACCCTTCCAGAAAGGTCCTGGATAAATTCTCAGTCTGTCAGAGGTCTGTGGACAAACTGGCAGTCCATCCAAGAACCCACAGTGAAAACATGGACACGCAAAATAAAACTATTGAGAATCCAAAGAAATCCAGAGCGCAGAAAGGGAGAGGACAGCTCTATAAATGTGAACAGTGTGAGAAAACCTTGACCAAACAATCGAGTCTCATTACTCACTTGAGAACTCACACAGGGGAGCGGCCATACAAGTGTACAGAATGTGGCAAGAGCTTTAGCGAGAAGTCCAACTATCTGAAGCATCACAGGACTCACACGGGTGAGAGACCCTACAAGTGCAATGAATGTGAGAAGAGCTTCAACCAGTCCTCCCATTTGGTTAGGCATCAACGGACCCACACAGGGGAGCGGCCATATAAATGTCCAGAATGTGAGAAATGTTTCAGTGACTCTTCAAACCTAGTGACGCATCAAAAGACCCATGTGAGGAAAAAATTGATCCGAAACAGTTTATATCCATATTCGTTACAAGATCTGAAGCAGGCTTGGGACTTATAG